DNA sequence from the Streptomyces sp. NBC_01497 genome:
GGCCAGCCGGCGCCGACCCGCGTGCCGGAACTCCCGCGGGCCTTCGACGTGGGCTATCCGGCGGTGGCCCGCCGCCGCGAGCGCCCGGACCGCGGCGACGTAAGCGGGCTCGTCGTCGAGTTCGACCGCGCAGTGCCCCTCGGCCCACTCGGCCCGTCCGACGACGACGGTCGGCAGGCCGAGCGACGTCGTGAGTGCGGGACGGGGGTCGTCGACCCGGAGGTCGGTGAGCAGGACACCGTCGACCCTGCGGTCCGCGGCGAGTCGCTCGTACACGGCCCTCTCCCGGTCGGGGGAGGCGATGTGGAGGACCAGGCCGTCACCCACCTCGGACAGAACGGCCTCGATGCCCGCCGTGAAGGCCGGGTAGAACGGGTCCGCCCCGATGAGGTCGGGCTCCCGGGTCAGGACCAGGCCGAGAGCGCCCGCCTTGCCGAGCGAGAGAGCCCGCGCGGGACGGCTGGGCTGCCAGCCCAGTTCCTCGGCGGCGGCCAGGATGCGGGCCTTGGTCCCGGCGGCGAGCCCGGGACGGTTGTTGAGAGCAAAGGAAACGGAGCTGCGGGAGACCCCCGCTCGTTGCGCCACGTCGGCAATCGTCGGTCGCCGCATCATCAGCCCTCTCACCGTCGAGCGACGCCCCGGCACCGCACTGAACCGGTTTAGGCGCCGGTAGTGCCGTCACTAAATCGGTTTAGATGCAGATCTGGCAAGAAGAGGGGGCGTGTGACCTCGGTCACGTGACATGGAAGGCCCCGAGGAACCCCTTCGCGATGGCGAAGCAACTGGCATGTCCGCGGGCCGTGTTGCGACCCGACCGGGAGGGCGGCAGGAGATCGCTCTCGTGGGTCCCGGGCCCCCGCGCATGCGGAGTCCCGGGGAGAGGGTGGCGCCGGTACGGCGGAGGAGTGTCGGCACCCGCTCCGCCGCAACGGCGACGCTCGGGCACATGCCGCGCGATCCCACAGGGCCCGCGTGCCGCTGAGCGGTCGGGCGCGGGGGCCGAGGACGGTCCGGCGCGTGCGGGGCGGTGGCGTGGTCCACGGCCGCGTCGCACTGCCCCGGCGGGCGGGAGGCACCGGGGGCTTCGCCGGGTCGCGGTGCCGGTTCGCGCGTCCGGACGCGGCTCCACGCCGGCAGGGAACGGGTTCTCGAACGGTTACGGCATCGCGGGGAGCGGGCCGCAGCCCATGCCGCCGTACGACCTGTGGCGGCAGCAGGGAGCCGTTCGGACGGGGTCCACGACGGCCTGAGGGGGGCCGGTCGGCTGGCGTTGACGGTCGTCCGGGGAGGCAGGCGTGTCTCAGTCGCGCCTTCGCCGCCCGCCGTCTGCGACGCCGTCTGGTCTTCATCGCCCGGCCGATCCTCGCGGCCATGCCGGGATCCGGGATACCCGGCTGACGCGGTACGGGCTGTGGCCCATCAGTGAGCGGGGAGCGGGGAGCGGGGAGCGGGGAACGCGATCGGGAACGGAACTCCGGGCCCCCTCGACAACGCTGTGGACACGAAACACACCGCACCGCACCGCACCGCACCGCGCCCGCGCCCGGGGGCCGGCTCGACGGGGGAGAGCGCGGCACCGCGCCCCAACCGTGTGTGCCGGCCCCCGGGAGGGTCTACTCGACGACGCGCACCGCACCCGACGGGCAGAGCATGCCCGCCTCGCGTGCCGCGGTGCGGGTCTCGTCACCGGGCTCCGCGGCCAGGACCGTCACCACGCCGTCGTCGTCCTGGTCGAAGACCTCCGGCGCCGTCAACGCGCACAGGCCTGCCCCTACGCAGACCTCCCGGTCTGCGGTCACCCGCATGGCTGCTCCTTTCGCCGCGGTCACCAGGTGACCGGGAGTTCGTTCACACCCTGGATCGTCGTGCCCGGTCGCAGTGTCAACCGGTCGACCGGTACCGTCAGCCGCAGGTTCGGCAGCCTGTCGAACAACGCCGAGAGGATGACCTCCAGTTCGAGGCGGGCCAGGTTCTGGCCGAGGCACTGGTGCACCCCGTAGCCGAAGGCCAGGTGGTGGCGGGCATCGCGCCGCACGTCGAACGTGTCCGGTTCCGCGAAGACCGAACCGTCGCGGTTGGCGATGGAGTTGGTGACGATGACCCCCTCACCCGCCCGGATGCGCTGCCCGTCGATCTCGATGTCGGCCGTCGCGATACGCCCTCCGGCGATGTCGGCGATCGCCAGGTAGCGCAGCAGTTCCTCCACCGCGCCCGGCACCAGCGAGCGGTCGTCGCGCAACGTGGCGTACTGGTCGGGGTGTTCGAGCAGGGTGATGACGCTCAGCGAGGTCATCGACGCCGTCGTCTCATGGCCGGCGACCAGCAGCAGGATGGCCGTCGAGACGAGTTCCTCGCGGTCGATCGTGCCCTTCTCCAACTGCTCCGTGACGAGGGTGCTCAGCAGGCCCGGCCGGGGCTCGTCCCGCAGGGTGTCGACCAGGCCGCCCAGATAGCTCTCCAGGTCGTCCCGAGCGGCAAGCGCCCCCGCGGCGTCCGGCGACTGGATCAGCCGCTTGCTGGCGTCCTGGAAGAAGTCGTGGTCGGCGTAGGGCACGCCGAGCATCCGGCAGATCACCATGGACGGGACGGGCAGGGCGAACTGGCTGACGAGGTCGGCGGTCGGCCCGGCGGCGATCATCTCGTCCAGGAAGCCGTGCACGATCTGCTCGATCTCGGCCCGCATGCCCTTGATGCGCCGGACGGTGAACTCGCTGATGGTCATGCGCCGCTTCGGGCCGTGTTCGGGTGGGTCCAGGCTGATGAACGCCGGCCGGCGATCCCGGAAACTCTCCACCCGCCCCGAGGTCGCGGGGAAGTCGGCGTGCGTCCGGTCGGAGGACAGCCGGGGATCGGCCAGCAGCTTCCGCGCCGTTTCGTACCCGGTCACCAGCCAGGCCTCACGACCGTCGTACAGGGTGACCCGCTGCAGCGGCCCCTCCCGTTCCCGGAGGTCGTTGTACTGGTCCGGCAGACGGTAGGGGCAGGTGCGGTCGCTGGGGAAGGAGGGGGCGCCTGATCGTGGCGTCGCAACGGTCTCGGTCATCAGTCCCTCGATGTGCTCGACGCTTAAAGAACGGTCAGTTCTCTAATCTGAGGCTAGGGTGATCGGTCCGAGGTCTACAACGGGTGATCCGACAAATGGCCGGGAGTCATGCCTCCAACCACCGGGGACGCGCTGGACCGTTCGGTCGGCGACCATCGAAGAAATCCTCGCCGCCGAGGTGAGGAGTTGGAGCAGGCCATCCTGACGGCGGCTCTCGAAGAGCTCGCCGAGGTCGGTTACGCCGGGCTGACGATGGAACGCGTGGCCGTACGGGCCCGCACCGGCAAGGCCGTCCTGTACCGCCGCTGGCCCGGCCGTGCCGAACTCGTCGTCGACGCCTGCGCAGCCCACCGTCTGACCGATGTCGACCCGCCCGACACCGGCGCCCTGCGCACCGATGTGATCGCCGCGCTACGGCAACTCTCCGCCAAACTGGCGGCCTCGCACGGCGACATCCTCCGCGGCCTGCTCACCGAGGCCATGCACGATCCCGAGTTCGCCCGGCTGGTCCGCGAGCGGGTCCAGACCGCGGGCTCCGGGCCGATCCAGGGGGTCCTGTGGCGTGCCGTGGAGCGCGGTGAGATCGAGTCGTGGGTCCTCGGCTCGCGGCGCGCCGCCGTGGCGGTCGACCTGCTGCGCAACCAGTTCCTGCTGCACGGGGCCCCGATCCCCGAGGATGTCATCACCGAGATCGTCGACGAGGTCTACCTTCCCCTCCTGCTCGCGCCGCCCCTCACGTCCCCCGAGTAACTCTCCTCGGTCCGCCTGACGAACGGGACCGCGAGGGACGGGCAGGGCGGAGGGAAGGGCCCGGCGGACCGGGAGCGCCCCGGCGGCAGGACGACGGGGGTGAGGGCGAGGGCGCTCACGCCGAGCTCCTGAGGAGGCCCGTTCAACCCAGGGGATGGCCGAGGGGCGGCGGCGTGGCCGGGGGCAAGGCACTCACGCAGGCCCGTGCCCGGACGTCGAAGGCGCCCCGTGACGACCACGCGCCGCGCCGGTGCGCGATCACCCCGGGCGCCTCCGCCCTGATGGCCGTGCCCGGCTGTCTCCGGGACGGCGCCCGCGTCCGACCGGCCGCTGACGCCCTCTACGATCATGCTCAGGAGCAGCAGTGCTGACAGACTCGCCGCGACGACGATGAGGCCCCATGTCATACCGTCCCTACCCCGACGCCCCCCGCGCCCTGCGGCAGCTCGACCGGCACGCACAGGGGCCCGTACGCCCCCTACGCCGGCCGTCGGCGCTGGAACGACAGCTCGCCGAGCAGGCTCACACCGCGCTTCGTGCGATGGGGCGCAGTGCCCGCCCCGTCGGGGGGCAGCCGCACGCGAGACCGAAGCTCGATGTCTGGAAGCTGGCCAACGACAGGTAGCCACAGCCCGACGCCCCGTCCTCCGCCCGCCTGACGGGCGCGCGGCGTCGCCGTGGGGGACTCCCCGTTCATGGGCCGTGGTGGCGCCCCGGTCGAGCCACTCACCAACCGCTCC
Encoded proteins:
- a CDS encoding LacI family DNA-binding transcriptional regulator — protein: MAQRAGVSRSSVSFALNNRPGLAAGTKARILAAAEELGWQPSRPARALSLGKAGALGLVLTREPDLIGADPFYPAFTAGIEAVLSEVGDGLVLHIASPDRERAVYERLAADRRVDGVLLTDLRVDDPRPALTTSLGLPTVVVGRAEWAEGHCAVELDDEPAYVAAVRALAAAGHRRIAHVEGPREFRHAGRRRLAWEHTMTELGLPRGPLRPGGFTAEGGAHATRELLALGEPPTAIVYGNDLAATAGLAVAHELGVPVPGRLSVVGYDDTPLAQYTHPPLASARADARGWGEAAARALHTVIADGSAPDVVLPPAAFLPRASIGPAPAGPTP
- a CDS encoding ferredoxin gives rise to the protein MRVTADREVCVGAGLCALTAPEVFDQDDDGVVTVLAAEPGDETRTAAREAGMLCPSGAVRVVE
- a CDS encoding cytochrome P450 is translated as MTETVATPRSGAPSFPSDRTCPYRLPDQYNDLREREGPLQRVTLYDGREAWLVTGYETARKLLADPRLSSDRTHADFPATSGRVESFRDRRPAFISLDPPEHGPKRRMTISEFTVRRIKGMRAEIEQIVHGFLDEMIAAGPTADLVSQFALPVPSMVICRMLGVPYADHDFFQDASKRLIQSPDAAGALAARDDLESYLGGLVDTLRDEPRPGLLSTLVTEQLEKGTIDREELVSTAILLLVAGHETTASMTSLSVITLLEHPDQYATLRDDRSLVPGAVEELLRYLAIADIAGGRIATADIEIDGQRIRAGEGVIVTNSIANRDGSVFAEPDTFDVRRDARHHLAFGYGVHQCLGQNLARLELEVILSALFDRLPNLRLTVPVDRLTLRPGTTIQGVNELPVTW
- a CDS encoding TetR/AcrR family transcriptional regulator yields the protein MPPTTGDALDRSVGDHRRNPRRRGEELEQAILTAALEELAEVGYAGLTMERVAVRARTGKAVLYRRWPGRAELVVDACAAHRLTDVDPPDTGALRTDVIAALRQLSAKLAASHGDILRGLLTEAMHDPEFARLVRERVQTAGSGPIQGVLWRAVERGEIESWVLGSRRAAVAVDLLRNQFLLHGAPIPEDVITEIVDEVYLPLLLAPPLTSPE